A portion of the Meleagris gallopavo isolate NT-WF06-2002-E0010 breed Aviagen turkey brand Nicholas breeding stock chromosome 16, Turkey_5.1, whole genome shotgun sequence genome contains these proteins:
- the TMEM114 gene encoding transmembrane protein 114, whose translation VSVRSKCYPLINPFWHENANITDSHRQLLYMHGTFVILMPLSLILMIFGGMTGFISILARAYLLLLMTGLLFLFGALVTLTGIGVYIAYSAAAFEEAVCLLRSKDVLVEIDIRFGWSLALVWISFVAEVITGAVFLLAARVVGLKRQREQEL comes from the exons gtATCAGTTAGGAGCAAATGCTACCCTCTGATCAACCCCTTCTGGCATGAGAACGCAAACATCACCGACTCACACCGACAGCTCTTAT acatGCATGGGACATTTGTCATCCTGATGCCTCTGAGCCTGATACTGATGATTTTTGGAGGAATGACTGGATTTATCAGTATTCTTGCCAGGGCATATCTACTGCTTCTAATGACtggtctgctttttctttttggag CTCTGGTTACGCTTACCGGGATTGGTGTCTATATTGCATATTCAGCTGCTGCCTTTGAAGAAGCTGTCTGCCTCCTGAGGAGTAAGGATGTCCTGGTAGAAATTGACATCAGGTTTGGCTGGTCTCTGGCACTGGTCTGGATCTCTTTTGTCGCAGAAGTGATCACTGGGGCTGTGTTTCTCCTGGCAGCAAGAGTCGTTGGCCTGAAACGGCAGCGTGAACAGGAGTTATGA